One bacterium genomic region harbors:
- a CDS encoding succinate--CoA ligase subunit alpha: MTILVDKSHRVIVQGITGREGIARTKLMRGYGTNVVGGVTPGRGGEMVEGLPVWDSVAEAQAAAGPVHTSVLFIPAPLVKDAALEAFAADVKLVVIVPDRVPLHDVMEIAAAARDCGAEFL; the protein is encoded by the coding sequence ATGACCATCCTCGTAGACAAGTCGCATCGGGTGATCGTCCAGGGGATAACCGGGCGGGAGGGCATCGCGCGCACGAAGCTGATGCGAGGGTACGGAACGAACGTTGTAGGTGGGGTGACCCCCGGGCGCGGCGGGGAAATGGTCGAGGGACTGCCGGTTTGGGATTCCGTCGCGGAGGCGCAGGCCGCTGCGGGGCCGGTGCACACGAGCGTGCTTTTCATCCCCGCGCCGCTTGTGAAGGACGCGGCGCTGGAAGCGTTCGCCGCGGACGTGAAGCTTGTCGTCATCGTCCCCGACCGCGTGCCGCTGCACGACGTGATGGAAATCGCGGCCGCGGCGCGGGATTGCGGCGCGGAGTTCCTC